Proteins encoded within one genomic window of Actinoplanes octamycinicus:
- a CDS encoding DUF3040 domain-containing protein produces MPLSEHEQRLFDQIERSLAEDPKFASAVRASDPRFHARRRLIIAAFVIVLGLALVVYGTVASNTLLGVAGFVVMLGSAAFAMQSRKRGQAPDLRSVGGTASRRTRSGRRGNGGLLDRLEDRWKQRPEGHR; encoded by the coding sequence GTGCCGCTCTCGGAGCACGAGCAGCGGCTGTTCGATCAGATCGAGCGGTCGCTTGCCGAGGACCCCAAATTCGCCTCGGCTGTGCGGGCCAGCGACCCGCGTTTCCATGCACGGCGCCGGCTCATCATCGCCGCGTTCGTGATCGTGCTTGGTCTGGCCCTAGTCGTGTACGGGACGGTCGCGAGCAATACCCTGCTCGGCGTCGCCGGCTTCGTCGTGATGCTGGGCTCGGCTGCCTTCGCGATGCAGTCGCGCAAGCGCGGGCAGGCCCCCGACCTCAGGTCGGTCGGTGGCACCGCGTCCCGGCGCACGCGTTCCGGCCGCCGGGGTAACGGTGGGTTGCTCGACCGCCTGGAGGACCGCTGGAAGCAGCGCCCGGAGGGACATCGCTGA
- a CDS encoding methyltransferase domain-containing protein, with the protein MDTALARTGRPLVTARTAAVWAVLRRELDRHAGRELTVLDVGGGTGGFAVPLAEAGHTVTVIDASPDALAALTRRAADAGVAGRVRAVQGDGDALAGLVEPASADLILCHAVLEVVDDPAATVTAIAGALRPGGALSLLVASRAAAILGRAVNGHLQAASALVTDPDGRSGPRDTLRRRYDAETAAALLRGAGLEVEETHGVRVVADLLPAAVVEEDPQAVLDLELALSAQPPFRDIASQLHLFARRP; encoded by the coding sequence GTGGACACCGCACTCGCACGAACCGGCCGGCCGCTCGTCACCGCCCGCACCGCCGCGGTCTGGGCCGTCCTGCGCCGGGAGCTGGACCGGCACGCCGGCCGTGAGCTGACCGTCCTGGACGTCGGCGGGGGCACCGGCGGGTTCGCCGTGCCGCTGGCCGAGGCCGGGCACACGGTCACCGTGATCGACGCGAGCCCGGACGCGCTCGCCGCCCTGACCCGCCGCGCCGCCGACGCCGGCGTGGCCGGCCGGGTGCGCGCCGTGCAGGGCGACGGCGACGCGCTCGCCGGGCTGGTCGAGCCGGCCAGCGCCGACCTCATCCTGTGCCACGCCGTGCTCGAGGTGGTCGACGACCCGGCCGCGACGGTCACCGCGATCGCCGGCGCGCTGCGTCCCGGCGGCGCGCTCAGCCTGCTGGTCGCCAGCCGCGCCGCGGCGATCCTGGGCCGCGCCGTCAACGGCCACCTGCAGGCCGCGTCCGCCCTGGTCACCGATCCGGACGGCCGATCCGGCCCGCGCGACACGCTGCGCCGGCGCTACGACGCGGAGACCGCCGCCGCGCTGCTGCGGGGCGCCGGCCTGGAGGTCGAGGAGACGCACGGGGTGCGGGTCGTCGCCGACCTGCTGCCGGCCGCGGTGGTCGAGGAGGACCCGCAGGCGGTGCTGGACCTGGAGCTGGCGCTGAGCGCCCAGCCACCGTTCCGGGACATCGCCTCCCAGCTGCACCTGTTCGCCCGCCGGCCATGA
- a CDS encoding error-prone DNA polymerase, translating into MSFHNPERPWAEMERVLSGTGRDLWSDPGPAQVVDPIAAEADGGDSPAWTRKREPYRAPALVRAESTVDYAELHCHTNFSFLDGASHPEELAEEAARLGLTGLAVTDHDGFYGVVRFSQAARELGLPTIFGAELSLGLTRPQNGEPDPEGTHLLALAHGHEGYARLARVISEAQLAGGEKGKPEYDSLERVAETLKDHVLVLTGCRKGTVPRALATGGHAAAGAELDRLVDLFGAPNVAVELTDHGDPYDADYNDALFLLARQRGLEVVATGNVHYATPSRRRLATALAAVRARRSLDEMDGWLPAAGTAHLRSGAEMARRFADYPGAVENAAIYGGDLAFDLDLVAPKLPDYDVPAGHTEMSWLRELTMRGARERYGEHHPKAYQQLEYELRMIEELGFPGYFLVVYDIVQFCRENRIYCQGRGSAANSAVCYALWITNVDAVRYNLLFERFLAPERDGPPDIDVDIESDRREEVIQHVYTKYGREHTAQVANVISYRPRSAVRDMARAFGFSAGQQDAWSKQIDRWGDVATADSEMPKQVVEFANAVQNFPRHLGIHSGGMVICDRPIIEVCPVEWGRMPGRTVLQWDKDDCAAVDLVKFDLLGLGMLSALHYAYDMISDELDIGTMPLDDPEVYAMLCRADSVGVFQVESRAQMATLPRLKPDCFYDLVIEVALIRPGPIQGGSVHPYIRRKNKLEKPDVPHPLMENALAKTLGVPLFQEQLMQLAIDVAGFDPSEADQLRRAMGSKRSVEKMERIRRRLYDGMAGNGITGELADDLFHKLSAFASYGFPESHAMSFAYLVYASAWLKRYHPAAFCAALLNAQPMGFYSPQTLVDDARRHGVEVRRPDINRSDAMATLETTPASRRKSEPGEPPHAWGLGGPAVRQGLRAIRTIGTELAERIEAERRAHGPYRSMTDLARRTGCSTGHLEALATADAFASFGLSRREALWAAGAAAQDKPDRLPGTVTGTEAPMLPGMSEVDELVADVWATGLSPETHPARFLREQLTGAGALRITELAEVAAGSRVRVGGIVTHRQRPATAGGVTFVNLEDETGMLNVTCSPGLWLRYRRVARSSSALLVRGKLEKVEGVLNLVADRLEALTPPVTPASRDFR; encoded by the coding sequence ATGAGTTTCCACAATCCGGAGCGGCCGTGGGCCGAGATGGAACGGGTGCTGTCCGGGACCGGCCGCGATCTCTGGTCGGATCCCGGGCCCGCGCAGGTCGTCGACCCGATCGCGGCGGAGGCGGACGGCGGCGACTCGCCGGCCTGGACCCGCAAGCGCGAGCCCTACCGGGCCCCGGCCCTGGTCCGCGCCGAGTCCACGGTCGACTACGCGGAGCTGCACTGCCACACCAACTTCAGCTTCCTGGACGGCGCCAGCCACCCGGAGGAGCTGGCCGAGGAGGCCGCCCGGCTCGGCCTGACCGGTCTGGCGGTCACCGACCACGACGGCTTCTACGGCGTGGTCCGGTTCTCCCAGGCGGCCCGCGAGCTGGGCCTGCCCACCATCTTCGGCGCCGAGCTGTCGCTGGGCCTGACCCGCCCGCAGAACGGCGAGCCGGACCCGGAGGGCACCCACCTGCTGGCCCTGGCGCACGGGCACGAGGGCTACGCCCGGCTGGCCCGGGTGATCTCCGAGGCCCAGCTGGCCGGCGGGGAGAAGGGCAAACCGGAGTACGACAGCCTGGAGCGGGTCGCCGAGACGCTGAAGGACCACGTCCTGGTGCTGACCGGCTGCCGCAAGGGCACGGTTCCGCGGGCCCTGGCCACCGGCGGGCACGCCGCCGCCGGCGCCGAGCTGGACCGCCTGGTCGACCTGTTCGGCGCGCCGAACGTGGCGGTCGAGCTGACCGATCACGGCGACCCGTACGACGCGGACTACAACGACGCCCTGTTCCTGCTGGCCCGGCAGCGCGGGCTGGAGGTGGTGGCGACCGGCAACGTGCATTACGCCACCCCGTCCCGGCGCCGGCTGGCCACCGCGCTCGCCGCGGTCCGGGCCCGGCGCAGCCTGGACGAGATGGACGGCTGGCTGCCCGCGGCCGGCACCGCCCACCTGCGCAGCGGCGCCGAGATGGCGCGCCGGTTCGCCGACTACCCGGGCGCGGTGGAGAACGCCGCGATCTACGGCGGCGATCTCGCCTTCGACCTCGACCTGGTCGCCCCCAAGCTGCCCGACTACGACGTCCCGGCCGGCCACACCGAGATGAGCTGGCTGCGCGAGCTGACCATGCGGGGCGCGCGGGAACGGTACGGCGAGCACCACCCGAAGGCCTACCAGCAGCTCGAGTACGAACTGCGGATGATCGAGGAGCTGGGCTTCCCCGGGTACTTCCTGGTCGTCTACGACATCGTCCAGTTCTGCCGGGAGAACCGCATCTACTGCCAGGGCCGGGGCTCGGCGGCCAACTCGGCGGTCTGCTACGCCCTGTGGATCACCAACGTCGACGCGGTCCGGTACAACCTGCTCTTCGAGCGCTTCCTGGCCCCGGAACGGGACGGCCCGCCGGACATCGACGTGGACATCGAGTCGGACCGCCGCGAGGAGGTCATCCAGCACGTCTACACGAAGTACGGCCGGGAGCACACCGCCCAGGTCGCCAACGTGATCTCCTACCGCCCCCGGTCGGCGGTCCGGGACATGGCCCGCGCGTTCGGCTTCTCGGCCGGTCAGCAGGACGCCTGGAGCAAGCAGATCGACCGCTGGGGCGACGTGGCGACCGCCGACAGCGAGATGCCGAAGCAGGTCGTGGAGTTCGCCAACGCGGTCCAGAACTTCCCCCGCCACCTGGGCATCCACTCCGGCGGCATGGTGATCTGCGACCGCCCGATCATCGAGGTCTGCCCGGTGGAGTGGGGCCGGATGCCGGGCCGCACCGTCCTGCAGTGGGACAAGGACGACTGCGCCGCCGTCGACCTGGTCAAGTTCGACCTGCTCGGGCTCGGCATGCTGTCCGCGCTGCACTACGCCTACGACATGATCTCCGACGAGCTGGACATCGGCACGATGCCGCTCGACGACCCCGAGGTCTACGCGATGCTCTGCCGGGCCGACTCGGTCGGGGTGTTCCAGGTGGAGAGCCGGGCCCAGATGGCGACGCTGCCCCGGCTCAAGCCCGACTGCTTCTACGACCTGGTGATCGAGGTGGCGCTGATCCGGCCGGGGCCGATCCAGGGCGGGTCGGTGCACCCGTACATCCGGCGCAAGAACAAGCTGGAGAAGCCGGACGTGCCGCACCCGCTGATGGAGAACGCGCTGGCCAAGACGCTCGGGGTGCCGCTCTTCCAGGAGCAGCTGATGCAGCTGGCGATCGACGTGGCCGGATTCGACCCGTCCGAGGCGGATCAGCTGCGCCGGGCGATGGGCTCGAAACGCTCGGTGGAGAAGATGGAGCGGATCCGGCGCCGCCTCTACGACGGGATGGCCGGCAACGGGATCACCGGCGAGCTGGCCGACGACCTGTTCCACAAGCTCTCCGCGTTCGCCAGCTACGGCTTCCCGGAGAGCCACGCGATGAGTTTCGCCTACCTGGTCTACGCGAGCGCCTGGCTGAAGCGGTACCACCCGGCGGCGTTCTGCGCGGCGCTGCTGAACGCCCAGCCGATGGGCTTCTACTCGCCGCAGACCCTGGTCGACGACGCCCGCCGGCACGGCGTCGAGGTGCGCCGCCCGGACATCAACCGCAGCGACGCGATGGCCACCCTGGAGACCACGCCGGCCAGCCGGCGCAAGTCCGAGCCGGGCGAGCCGCCGCACGCCTGGGGGCTCGGCGGCCCGGCGGTCCGGCAGGGGCTGCGGGCCATCCGGACGATCGGCACGGAGCTGGCCGAGCGGATCGAGGCGGAGCGCCGGGCGCACGGGCCGTACCGGTCGATGACCGATCTGGCCCGGCGGACCGGATGCTCGACCGGGCACCTGGAGGCGCTCGCCACCGCCGACGCGTTCGCGAGTTTCGGTCTCTCCCGGCGGGAGGCGCTGTGGGCGGCCGGCGCGGCCGCCCAGGACAAGCCGGATCGGCTGCCCGGCACGGTGACCGGCACCGAGGCGCCGATGCTGCCCGGGATGAGCGAGGTGGACGAGCTGGTCGCGGACGTCTGGGCGACCGGGCTGTCGCCGGAGACGCACCCGGCGCGGTTCCTCCGGGAGCAGCTGACCGGGGCCGGGGCGCTGCGGATCACCGAGCTGGCGGAGGTGGCGGCGGGCAGCCGGGTCCGGGTCGGCGGGATCGTGACGCACCGGCAGCGGCCGGCCACCGCGGGCGGGGTGACCTTCGTGAACCTCGAGGACGAGACCGGGATGCTGAACGTGACCTGCTCGCCCGGGCTGTGGCTGCGCTACCGGCGGGTGGCGCGGAGCAGCTCGGCGCTGCTGGTGCGGGGGAAGCTGGAGAAGGTCGAGGGGGTGCTGAACCTGGTGGCGGATCGGCTGGAGGCGCTCACGCCGCCGGTGACGCCGGCATCGCGGGATTTCCGGTGA
- a CDS encoding alkaline phosphatase family protein, producing MTGVPDDGLHPDALRLVRPAYGTGSLADLLPSVSAVLGVPGAADVLGLGARLDGVDKVAVLLVDGLGAYQLPLAAPHAPVLADLAAGGRGHAGTLTAGFPSTTPVSLVTLGAGVAPGAHGVLGFTVRRPDGRPLTHILWGDDPDPRQWQPVPTRMELAAAAGVRVTVVSKPQFEGSGLSLAANRGGAYRGAADGMAVADGMLAALREADGPALVYGYHPDLDHFGHEDGVGSASWREAARGVDKLLDRVVHRLPPRSALLVVADHGQLNVPLEGRRDLSTTPELSDGVAGVAGEPRVRYLHVEDGALDDVLATWRGVFGDSASVLTRDEAIGAGWFGPVPAGHAERIGDVVVLCWGRTVAVASGWEPVKAGQLIAYHGSATAAEMTVPLLIVR from the coding sequence ATGACCGGGGTGCCCGACGACGGGCTGCACCCGGACGCGCTGCGGCTGGTCCGCCCGGCCTACGGCACCGGCAGCCTGGCCGACCTGCTGCCCAGCGTGAGTGCGGTGCTCGGGGTGCCGGGCGCGGCCGACGTGCTGGGCCTGGGCGCCCGGCTGGACGGGGTCGACAAGGTCGCCGTGCTGCTCGTCGACGGGCTCGGCGCCTACCAGTTGCCGCTGGCCGCGCCGCACGCGCCGGTCCTCGCCGACCTGGCCGCCGGTGGCCGTGGGCACGCCGGCACGCTGACCGCCGGCTTCCCGTCGACCACCCCGGTCAGCCTGGTCACCCTGGGCGCCGGGGTGGCGCCCGGGGCGCACGGCGTGCTCGGGTTCACCGTCCGCCGCCCGGACGGCCGGCCGCTCACCCACATCCTCTGGGGCGACGACCCGGACCCGCGGCAGTGGCAGCCGGTGCCGACCCGGATGGAGCTCGCGGCCGCGGCCGGGGTGCGGGTCACCGTGGTCAGCAAGCCGCAGTTCGAGGGCAGCGGGCTCTCGCTCGCGGCGAACCGGGGCGGGGCCTACCGGGGCGCCGCGGACGGCATGGCGGTCGCCGACGGGATGCTGGCCGCGCTGCGCGAGGCGGACGGCCCGGCGCTGGTCTACGGCTACCACCCGGACCTCGACCACTTCGGCCACGAGGACGGCGTCGGCTCGGCGAGCTGGCGGGAGGCCGCCCGCGGGGTGGACAAGCTGCTCGACCGGGTGGTGCACCGCCTGCCGCCGCGGTCCGCGCTGCTGGTGGTCGCCGACCACGGTCAGCTGAACGTGCCGCTGGAGGGGCGCCGCGACCTGTCCACGACGCCGGAGCTGAGCGACGGCGTGGCCGGGGTGGCCGGCGAGCCCCGGGTGCGCTATCTGCACGTCGAGGACGGGGCGCTGGACGACGTGCTGGCCACCTGGCGCGGGGTGTTCGGCGACTCGGCCTCGGTGCTGACCCGGGACGAGGCGATCGGGGCGGGCTGGTTCGGGCCGGTGCCGGCCGGGCACGCCGAGCGGATCGGGGACGTCGTGGTGCTCTGCTGGGGCCGCACGGTCGCGGTGGCCTCCGGGTGGGAACCGGTCAAAGCCGGGCAATTGATCGCGTACCACGGATCGGCCACCGCCGCCGAGATGACCGTGCCCCTGCTGATCGTCCGCTGA
- a CDS encoding SSI family serine proteinase inhibitor, translating into MLFQISAGLAAVLATAVPVKADTGSRLVLTYAAGAGYATAVKLTCDPAGGGHPKPAQACAQLTRAGADPARIKPADRYCFLLYKPITARLAGTWRGRSVTWTHTYGNSCEMNRATGVLFDF; encoded by the coding sequence ATGCTGTTCCAGATCTCTGCCGGTCTCGCCGCGGTCCTGGCGACCGCCGTGCCGGTGAAAGCCGACACCGGCTCGCGTCTCGTGCTGACCTACGCGGCCGGCGCCGGTTACGCCACCGCGGTCAAGCTCACCTGTGACCCGGCCGGCGGCGGCCACCCGAAGCCGGCCCAGGCCTGCGCCCAGCTCACCCGGGCCGGCGCGGACCCGGCCCGGATCAAGCCGGCGGACCGCTACTGCTTCCTGCTCTACAAGCCGATCACCGCGCGGCTGGCCGGCACCTGGCGGGGACGCTCGGTGACGTGGACGCACACCTACGGCAACAGTTGTGAGATGAACCGCGCCACCGGTGTCCTGTTCGATTTCTGA